DNA sequence from the Alphaproteobacteria bacterium genome:
GCGTTCCGCTGTGCCAATCGACCGCGAAGCGCTTCGCCGATCTCGAAGTCTTCGTCGAAATCCTGGAAAATATCCGCGGCGAAGATGTTTTTATCATTCAGCCGACCTCCTATCCGGCCAATGACAATCTGATGGAATTGCTGATCACCGTCGACGCGCTGCGGCGCAGCTCGGCGCGGCGGATCACCGCGGTTGTACCCTATTACGGCTATGCGCGGCAGGACCGCAAGACGGGCCCGCGCACGCCGATTACCGCGAAGCTGGTGGCGAATTTGCTGACCACCGCCGGAACCGACCGGGTGCTGACGCTCGATCTTCATGCCGGACAGATTCAAGGCTTCTTCGATATTCCGGTCGACAACCTGTTCGTCGCCCCGGTTTTCGCCCAGCACATCAAGGATACGATGGCGGTGCATGGCCGCCTGCCGGAAGGATTAACCATAATTTCTCCCGATGTCGGCGGCGTGGTGCGGGCGCGATCGATGGCGAAAAGGCTTAACGCCGACCTGGCGATCATCGACAAGCGCCGCGAAAAAGCAGGTGAATCCGAGGTCATGAATATCATCGGCGATGTCGAGGGACGCGACTGCATCATGGTCGACGACATCGTGGACAGCGCCGGAACCCTCTGCAACGCCGCCGTGGCCCTCATGGAGGCAGGCGCGAAAACAGTTGCAGCCTATGTCACGCATGGCGTATTGTCCGGCGGCGCGGTGGAACGGGTCGACGCATCGCCGCTCACCACGCTGGTGACGACGGATTCGATCGCGGCGACGCCTGAAGTGACGAACGCCAAGCGCGTCAAGCAGATTTCGATCGGGCCATTGCTGGCGGAAGCCATCATTCGCATCTCGCAAGAGCGGTCGGTATCGAGCTTGTTTAGTTGAGGCGTTCTGATTATTGATTTCTGATTACCGGCACCCTGGAGGCCGGCGATCTTAACGGCCGACGCATCATGCGCCG
Encoded proteins:
- a CDS encoding ribose-phosphate pyrophosphokinase, which translates into the protein MKLISGNSNPPLAQAIAKQLGVPLCQSTAKRFADLEVFVEILENIRGEDVFIIQPTSYPANDNLMELLITVDALRRSSARRITAVVPYYGYARQDRKTGPRTPITAKLVANLLTTAGTDRVLTLDLHAGQIQGFFDIPVDNLFVAPVFAQHIKDTMAVHGRLPEGLTIISPDVGGVVRARSMAKRLNADLAIIDKRREKAGESEVMNIIGDVEGRDCIMVDDIVDSAGTLCNAAVALMEAGAKTVAAYVTHGVLSGGAVERVDASPLTTLVTTDSIAATPEVTNAKRVKQISIGPLLAEAIIRISQERSVSSLFS